The Paraburkholderia dioscoreae DNA window TCGGCGACGCGAAGCGTTGGAATCCGGAGGATCTGCTGGTCGCCTCGGCCAGCGCCTGCCATCAACTCTGGTATCTGCATCTGTGCGCGGATGCCGGCATCGCCGTGACCGCATATCGCGACAACGCCGAAGGCACCCTGCTCGACGATCCGAAGCAGGGCCGTTTTTCACAGATCGTTCTGCGCCCGCATGTTGTCATTCGCGCGGGCGGCGATGTCGAACTCGCCGCGCACCTGCATCATGTTGCGCACGAGAAGTGCTATATCGCGAACTCGGTCAACTTTCCGATTCTCTGCGAACCGGTGATCGAAACGGACGGGCATTGAGCGGGGCGCGTCCGTTTTGATCTTCCGGATAGGGCATGCGCTGAAGTATGAAACCGCGCGGCGTCCGGCTGATTGGCGGGTAGGCCGAGACTGGCGCGGGCACGAGCAACGGTTTCAACGGCCACGACGCCACGGCGTGTTTTCGAAACACGCGCTTATGCAGCGGTGAAACATAGGCGGCGTCGTTTTGGATGGCTTTTCAACGATTGCCGTCGAGCAGATCGCCAAGCAGTTCGTCAAATGCGGCTTGCGCATCTTCGAGTTCCTGCAGCGCGGCGTCGAACGTTTGCAACGCGAACTGCGAAGGGTTGCCGCTGCCGGCCGGCGGAAATTGCGACTGCAGCGACGCGAAGGCCGACTGCACCCGCTGCGTCGCGGTCAGTACACGCGCCATCGCGGCGGTTTCTTCGGCTCGCGCCTGTTCGTGATCCATGAAAAACTCCGAATTCGTCTGGTCGGCTCGCGCCGTTTCAAAGGCGTGACTATGCCACGTCCGCGCTCAGGATAGCGGCAGGCCGCCGTTGGCCTTTACCTCTCGCAACGACAGCGCCGATTCCACCGATGTCACGCCGGGCAGACTGCGCATCTCGTCGCGCATGAACGTGCCGTAGTCGTCGAGGTCGCGTGCCACCACCTGCAGGATGTAGTCGGCGCTGCCCGACACGTTGTGACACGCCAGAATCCGCGGGATGGCCTGCACCTCGCGCTCGAAGCGCGTCGCCACCGCGCGGTCGTGCACGGCAAAGCGTACATAAACGAAGGCCACCACGCCGAAGCCGAGCGCGGAGCGCGACAGCATCGCGCGGTACTGGTCGATATAGCCGTCGTTTTCGAGGCGCTTGAGACGGCGCGCGCACGGCGTTTCGCTCAGGCCGACCGTTTCGGCCAGCCGCGCATTCGACATGCGGCCGTCCGTCTGCAACGCGGCGAGGATTGCGCGGTCGGTTTTATCGAGGTCGGTTGTCATGGCGTTGGCAATGCTGATGGCGGATTGGAGGAAAAGATAGGCGTAAGTCAGAATGTTAGCGTATTCCCCCAAACTCAAAGCGGACCGGCCGGTAAATCGCCAACAAACTCTCCGTCGGCGATAGCAAGATAGAGGCCTGAAAAACAGGAGGCTTCGATGATTTCCGCACACCTGCTCGCCGTCTATATCGCAGCGCTTTTTGTCGTCTACGCCGTGCCTGGACCGGACATGGCGCTGCTGCTGCAAACCGGCATCGGACGCGGCGCGCGCAGCGGTTTCGCGGCTGCCGGGGGACTCGGTCTCGCGCGCGCAACCCACGTGACGCTGTCGGCATGCGGAGTGGCCGCGCTGTTGCGCAGCGCACCGTGGCTATACGACGTGGTGCGCTATGGCGGCGCGGTTTATCTCGCGTGGGTGGGCATCCAGATTTTTCGTTCGCCGGTGTTCGCGCTGCCTGATGCCGCCACTGCAAGCGGCGAGTCGCGCCCGCTGCGGGCTGCTTTTGTCAAAGGTCTGCTGACCAATTTGCTGAATCCGAAAGCGCTGTTGTTCTGTTCGGTGCTGCTGCCGCAGTTCGTGCGTCCGGAGGCGGGGCCGGTGGCTTTGCAGATGGTCGAACTCGGCCTCGTGTTGCTCGCCATAGGCGCGTGTTTCGACGCGATGTATGCGATCGGCGCCGCCCGCATCGCCACCTGGATGCGGGCTCATCCGCTGGCGCAAACGCTGCAGCGCTGGACCTTCTCGGCGGCGCTGATCGGGTTTGCCGTGCGGCTTTCGCTGGACTGACTTTCGCTGGACCGATATGGCGCGACGAGCCTGACGCGGATCGTCGCTGCACGGGGAGGGCCGAGGCCGCTCACCGGCTCAGCTTATGCTCGCGCCGCGAGCGGTCCTCGATGATTTTCCTGCGATGTTTGTCTTTCATCTTCTTCCAGCTTTTGCATTCGTCGCGGGTGCGCAGGCAGCCGACGCAGAAACCGGTTTTGCTGTCGAACTTGCAGATGTCGATGCAGGGTGACGCAATACTCATGGCGAAGGGCAATTAAAGAGAGAACCCGCAGACTCTCGCATGCGCCATGCCCGCGCGCAAAGTGATTGTGTTAATAAAGCCGATAGAGTGCCGCGCATTCTCTGTGGCATCACCATCACTTACTGCACCCATCAATGAAGACTTTTCTGCTTTATGCCGTGACCGCCGTTGCTGAAATTGTCGGCTGCTATTTGCCGTGGCGGTGGCTGAAAGAGGACGGTCCGATCTGGCTGCTTGTACCGGGCGCGCTCAGCCTCGCGTTGTTCGCCTGGTTGCTGACCTTGCATGGCACCGCCGCAGGCCGCGTGTATGCGGCTTACGGCGGTGTGTATGTGGCGGTGGCGATTGTCTGGCTATGGTGCGTCGACAAAGTGCGGCCCACGCTGTGGGACGCGGCAGGTGTCGTCTTTACGCTGGCCGGCATGGCGATCATTGCGTTCCAGCCGCGTATGTGAAATTGCCGGGGCGTGGCCCACGCCTTTTTTGCCGCCTCACGCAAGCGCGGCTCGTCAACGCTCATACCGCATATGCACAAGCCGCGAGGTCATGCAGACGCGTGCTTTACTTGATACCTACTTGATACCGCCGAGATAGTCGAGCTTGCCGAGTTCCACACCGTTGTGACGCAGAATGTCGTACGCCGTCGTGATGTGAAAAAAGAAGTTCGGCAGCACGAAACCGAGCAGATACGACAGGCCCGTGAACTCGATCGGGCCCGTGCGCATTTTCAGCGTGATCTCGCGCTCTTCCGAGCCGTCGATCTGTGCCGGCTTGAATTCCTTCAGATAATCGATCGTCTTTTGAAGGCGGGCATGCAGTTCTTCGAAAGTCTGTTCGACGTCTTCGTACTTCGGCGCTTCGACGCCGGCCAGACGCGCGGCGCAGCCCTTCGCGGTGTCGCTCGCGATATAGACCTGGCGCGTCAGCGGCAGCATATCCGGCGCGAGCCGGCCGGTGGTGAACACCGAGGGCTCGATCTGTTTCGCGGCGGCGTGCGCTTCGGCCTTGCCCAGAATGACCTGCAGGTTCGTCAGGCCGCGGATCATCACGGGCAATGATGCTTGATACATCGAAATTGACATGGGGCTTCCTCTGATTCTTTGATCGTGCGCGCGGCTGGCGCGCGAGGCAATGTAACGGCTGGATTGCCGCTGCAGCATCATAGCGCGAGCGGCGAAGTACCCGTATGGATGCGACTCGCCGTTAGCCATCCGGACAACTGCCGCGCACGCCGGAACTGTGTTCGAATGGATTGGTCGGACGGTTTGACGCAGTCCCTGAAACAGTAACTTGCCGCCGGCTTCAGGCAATGAGGTTGTGCAGGCGCGTGGCGTGCTGGGTCCACTGTGTGGAGCGTACCGTCACGCTAACTGGAGAGTCGACATCATGGTCAACAAGCACCCGCTGCCAGGCAGTGAACGAACCGTGGAACAGGGTTCGAAAGTCGTGGGGCAATGCGATCCGGCGGAGCGGATCGAGGTGTTCGTCATGTTGCGCCGTCAGCAGCAGGCGCAGTTCGACGCGCTGATGAGCAGGATCGAAGCCGGCGATCCGGGCGTCAAGCCGATCTCGCGCGAGGCACTCGCAAAAGACTACGGCGCCGCGCCGGACGACATCGCCAAGGTCAAGGCCTTTGCCACCGAACACGGCTTGACGGTGGTGCGCGAGGATCCGGCCGCGCGCTCGGTCGTGCTGGGCGGCACGATCGCCCAGTTCCAGAACGCGTTCGCCGTCAAGCTGGAGCATTACGAACATCACACGGCCGGCCAGTTCCGTGGCCGCACCGGAGCGATCAGCGTGCCGGACGATCTGCACGGCGTGGTGGAAGCCGTGATGGGCCTCGACAACCGCCCGCAGGCACACCCGCACTTTCGCATCCGGCCGCCGTTCCAGCCGGCGCGGGGTCGTCAGGTTTCCTTCACTCCGCCGCAACTCGCGTCGCTCTACCATTTTCCGCAGGGCGACGGCGGCGGCGAGTGCGTCGGCATCATCGAACTGGGCGGCGGGTATAACACCGCCGATCTCAAGTCCTACTTCGCGAGTCTCGGCGTTGCGTCGCCCACGGTGAAGTCGGTCGGCGTCGATCAGGGCAGCAATCAGCCGAGCGGCGATCCGAACGGGCCGGACGGCGAGGTCACGCTCGATATCGAGATCGTCGGCGCGATCGCGCCCGGCGCGAAGATCGCGGTGTATTTCACGCAGAACAGCGACGCCGGTTTCATCGACGCGGTGAGCCGCGCGGTACACGATGCGACCAACAAGCCGTCGGTGATATCCATCAGTTGGGGCGCACCGGAGTCGAACTGGACCAGCCAGTCGTTGCAGGCCTTCAACGGCGTGCTGCAGTCTGCGGCGGCGCTCGGCGTCACAGTGTGCGCGGCGTCGGGCGACAGCGGTTCGAGCGACGGCGCGAGCGGCGGCGACCAGGTGGACTTCCCGGCGTCGAGCCCGTATGTATTGGCCTGCGGCGGCACGAACCTCACCGCGTCGGGCACCTCGATCTCGCATGAGGCAGTGTGGAACGACGGCGCGGATGGCGGGGCGACCGGCGGCGGGGTGAGCCATGCCTTCTCCGTGCCGGCGTGGCAGAAGGGCTTGTCCGCCACGGCGTCTGGCGGCGGCAAGAAGGCGCTCAGCGGACGCGGCGTGCCGGACGTCGCGGGCGACGCGTCTCCGGTGACCGGTTACAGCGTATTGATCGACGGTACGCAGACGGTGGTCGGCGGCACCAGTGCGGTCGCGCCGCTGTGGGCCGCGCTGATCGCGCGCATCAATGCGGTGAAAGGGCAGCCGGCCGGTTTTATCAACCCCAAGCTGTACAAGACGCCGGGCGTATGCAACGACATCACGCAAGGCAATAACGGCAGCTTCGCGGCATCGGCGGGCTGGGATGCCTGCACGGGCCTCGGCAGTCCCAATGGTCAGAAGGTGGCGGCCGCACTATAGTCTGCAACACACGCCCCGAAGCAGGTCCGCCTGCGGGTTCACTTGCAGGTCCGCTTTGGGGGCGACGTACAAGACGTGAACGAACCCATGGAGCGATCATGACGAATACCGAGTCAGCTTCCGTTAGTCCGCAGTCGTCGCACAATTCTCATGCTTCGGCCGCACCGGCTGCCGCCAGCACGCCGCACAAAGCCGGCGATCAGCCGTTCTTCGATCCGGTCGCCTACGGCAATGGGCCGGACGATTCCGTCACCGATACAACCGAAACTGCCGCGATCACGCATCATTCCGTGACCATCGGCGGCCACAAGATCAACTACACGGCGACAGCGGGTCATCTCGTCATCGTCGATCCGAGCAGTTCGCAGCCGGAAGCCCGGATGTTCTATGTGGCGTTCACGCAGGACAGCCAGAAGGAGGAGGCCCGCCCGGTAACGTTCTTCTACAACGGCGGGCCGGGGTCGTCGTCGGTGTTCGTGCTGCTGGGCTCGTTCGCGCCGCGCCGCATCAAGACGTCGATGCCGAGCTTCACGCCGCCCGCACCGTATTCGATGGAAGACAATCCGGACAGCCTGCTGGACAAGAGCGATCTCGTCTTCATCAACCCGGTCGGCACCGGCTACTCGGCGGCGATCGCCCCGAAGAAGAACCGCGACTTCTGGGGCGTCGATCAGGACGCCGACTCGATCAAGCAGTTCATCAAGCGCTTTCTGACAAAGAATAACCGCTGGAATTCGCCCAAGTACCTGTTCGGCGAGTCGTACGGCACGGCGCGCAGTTGCGTGCTGGCGTACCGCTTGCACGAAGACGGCGTCGATCTGAACGGCATTACGCTGCAATCGTCGATTCTCGATTACACGCAGTCCGGCAACCCGGTCGGCGCACTGCCCACGGCGGCCGCGGACGCCTGGTATCACAAGAAGCTCGGCATCGCGCCGCGGCCGACCGATCTCGGCACGTTCGCCGAAGAAGTGGCGCAGTTCGCGCGCACCGACTATCTGGCCGCGCTGCGCAAATTTCCGGCCACGGACTCGGCAACGGTCGAAAAACTCAGCGAATACACCGGCATCGATAAAACGACCCTGCTTGCCTGGAGTCTGGATATCGCGTCGTATGACAGCCGGGGTAATTCGCTCTTCCTGACTACGCTGCTGAAGTCCAAAGGTCTCGCGCTCGGCGAGTATGACGGCCGGGTGACGGCGATCGGCACGGGCATTGCCGGCAAGATCGACCCGAATTCGGGCGGCAACGACCCGACCATGACGGCGGTCACCGGCGTCTATACGACGATGTGGAACGTGTATCTGAACGAGCAGTTGAAGTACACGTCGAATTCGTCTTTCACCGACCTGAACGATCAGGCCTTCCAGTACTGGGACTTTGGCCACATCGACCCGACGGGCGCGCAGAAGGGCGTCGACGCGAAGGGCAACATCATCCTGTACACGGCAGGCGACCTGGCGGCGGTGATGGCGCTCAATCCCGATCTGAAGGTGCTGTCGGCAAACGGCTTCTTCGACTACGTCACGCCGTTTTATCAGACCGTGCTCGATCTGCAGCAAATGCCGCTGCTGAGCCAGCAGGTCCGGCAGAATCTGTCGGCGCGCTTTTATCCGTCGGGGCATATGGTTTATCTCGACGGCGGGTCGCGCACCGCACTCAAGGCAGACCTCGCGAAGATGTACGACACGACGGTGTCCGACACGCAGGCGCTGACGCGTATCCGCGCGCTGCAGGCGCGGGTGCCGAGGTAGCGGCATATTGACGTAGGCGCGACGTGTCGTGGGCATCACGCCCGGGGCGACGAACGCAGCGGTATTGGCAGGCGGCTCTGGCCCGGCGGCGCATCCGGATTGGGGGTGCGGGCGTGCTGGCACGGTGGTGGCGTCGCCGGTTTCGACCGCTTCTGAAATCCGCAATGTTCGCCCGCAGGTTGCGGAAATGGCCTGCTGTTGTTACTTATTCATATTGAATGTGTTTTAATTGGTCTGCGAATTGAACTATTGCGTGCCGCTCCCGGTGCGCCGACGAATGAACGCAGGCATTGCAGACAGGCGTCGCACTCACCACTTCCGCGACCCGACCGGCAGTACATATGAAACGGCTCCGCCGGCGCCCATCCGTCGGCGCGGCGTGGCGCGTCCTCTGCGCGGCGCGCGCATTGCGCTCGGACTCGCACTCGGCTCTGCGGCATTGCTTGCGCTGTGCATGGGCGAAGCCCGCGCGCAAGATGCCGGGATGCTCGACGAACGTGTCACACAGCAATCGGTGGGCGAGACGATTTGCCGCCCCGGCTATGCCGACACGGTTGCGCCGCCGTTCGACGAACTGATGGCGCGCAAAGACCGCCTGCTTGCCGCGCGCGGCATCGACGCGGACAACGGCGTGGCCTTTGCGCTCGACCGGCGTGTGCCGATCGTGCTCGGCGGCTCGCCGGACGCACCTTCGAATCTCGATCTCCTGCCGTGGGCGGGCCAGCAGGGCGAGCGCCGCAAGGCGCGCGCGGCGGTCATGCTCAAGCGCTGCGTTTGCGAAGGCAAATTGAGCCTCGCCGAAGCGCAGGCCGCGATTGTCGGCAACTGGTCGGTGGTTTACTCGGGTTTCAGTCAGACGTCTTGCGACATCAGCCGGCTCGACGTCGCCACCGGCGGCGACAATGGCCGCAGCGGCGGACACGACAATCCGCCATGAGGATGGGCGCGGCCGGTTAGGGCGGCCGGTTCGCCCGGGTCGCACGCTTTCGTTCATTCGCACGGCTTGCGGTTGCAAGCCGTGGCCCCATTCCGTTTTCGGAGAATCATCATGATCCATTCACGTCTTGCCGTCATGGCGCTTTCTTTGGGCTGTCTGTTCGGCAGCACCGCCGTGTTCGCCGCGGAGCCGGTGCGCTGCGGCGAGGCCGACACGCTGCACATTCGCGGCGACGTGCCGGCGGCAATCAGCTTTGACGTGTATCGTCAACTGCGACCGTTGAGCGCGCAACGTATCGCGCTGTTCCAGTCGGCCGGCGAGGTGAAACGCCTGCCTGACGGTCTCGCAGTATGCGAAGTAGCCGACGACGGCGTCGACGATCCGTCCGCGGTGCTGGTTCAGTTGCCGCAGGGCAAGAACGCGTGGTGGGTGAGTTCGGCCAATGTGCAAGCGGCGGACTGATCACGACGATCAGCCCGCCTTTTGCGCACGTTCCCCGTAGGATGCCGCAGCAAAGCGTGAGCGCGGCCCGGTTTTTGCGCTCAGCGTTTACCACGTTCGGCGCGTTTGCCGGGCCAGTACCGGAAAATGAACAGCTGTATTGCTATTTTTGACGCCGCTTATTCAGGTACAGTGCATTAATGGCGGTTTTAGATCTGAGTTTGACGCCGCCGTCTCACATCGCTTTTGCTGCCGATTGTGGCTATCCTGAAAACAGGACGAAATTCGCAGGGGAGAATTAAATGGTTGCCTTCTATTTGTCATTGGCCGCCTTGGGTGCCGCCGGCACCGCATTGATCCGCCAACTCGCCGCCGCGCAGGCAAAACAGCGTGCCGCATTGCGCCCGGTGCGGGTGCAGGCCGCTGATCGCGGCACAGGGCGCAGCGCGCGCCGAGGGTAGGCTGCATGAACCTGATCGTTCGCAACATCGCGGAGTCGTGCAGCGAGCAGGAAGTGCGGGAGTTCCTCAAGCACGAACTCGGGCATTACGCGAAAAACATCGAGGTGGTCGACGCCGGCAAGCCGGGCGCCTACGCCACGGTCGAACTGGACGCCGAAGTGCCCTACGTGGGCGAAGTGATCGCGCGGCAGATTCACGGCAAGCAGTTGGGCGGCCTGACGCTGGAGGCCAGCGCCGACCTGTTCACCGACGAACCGCCAGCGTCTCACTGAAGAGGCGCGGTCGCGCGTACCCAAATGTGGCGCGCGACGAGCGCGCCTCGGCGGCCGCATTGCAGACGCGCCAACGCGCTCGTAAGGCAACGTCGCCGGCATATTGGCGTATCGCCTGCAACCCCCATCGCTTTTTTCAATCTTCGCTTGCCTGCACCGGCCAATCGAACGGCGTGTACGGCAACGCCCGCTTGTGACGCGTGACGTCGTAATAGCGCAAGATAGTCGCGCGCGCCGCATCGCTCACGGGTTTGCCCTCCAGAAAGTCATCGATAGCATCGTACGGAATGCCGTAAGCATCCTCGTCGGGCCGTTGCGGACGCAACATTTCGAGGTCGGCTGTCGGAACCTTGTGCGCCAGCTCTTCCGGTGCGCCGAGCGCCTTGGCCACCGCGCGCACGCGACGCTTGTTGAGTCCGGCGAGCGGCAGCACATCGGCACCGCCGTCGCCGAACTTCGTGAAGAAGCCCATCACCGACTCGGCCGCGTGATCCGTGCCGATCACCACGCCGGCCCGCGCACTGGCCACCGCGTATTGCGCGATCATGCGCTGGCGCGCCTTGATATTGCCGTGCACGAAATCCTGTTGCGATTCGTCGTTGAATAGCACGCCGCTCTTATCCAGCGCGGCGAGCATGGCATCGGCCGCGGGTTTGATGTCGATGGCGAGATTGTGGTCCGCGCGAATAAAGCGCAATGCCTGTTGCGCGTCGGCTTCGTCTTTCTGTTCACCGTAAGGCAGACGTATTGCGATGAATTGCGCTTCGTAATGTTCGGCACGCAACCGCTCGACCGCGAGTTGCGCAAGCCGGCCGGCAGTGGTCGAATCCACGCCGCCGCTAATCCCGAGCACATACGTTTTCAGGCCGTTGCTGCGCAGGTAATTCGCGAGAAAAGCAAGCCGGCGCTCGATTTCATATTCCGCGTCGAACGTGGGGCCGATATGCATTTCTTCAGAGATGCGCGCCTGGCATGCGACTGGATCGTGTGGCGTCATGATTCTCTTTGCTCCTTGCGCGCTCGCGCACAGGTCGAACGGTTAAACGTTGCGCGCGCAACAGCCGGATCAGGCGAAGCAGCGCGCTGCTTGTGATGAGGCAGTTCCTGTTTATGCGCCGTGACACATCCGTTCTTCGCGGTTTATCGCTGCTAATCGGCTTTAATTTGCCTTTGCGGCGCTTTTAATTCGCTGCTTTGTCCGGCAAATATGCCCGATTATTACGGCTATATGGCTGAGTCGTCGAATCTTTATCGACAGATCGCAATGTGCTTAGTAACATCCTCGTTCCGAGAGCGCCGCATAAGCCGGCGAGCAGACAATAATAATCAGGTTTTGCTCAACTACGCGATGAACTACCCCAACTGGCCTGGCCAGCCTGCACTGGACCGTGTGAGCTTCGCGTCGGTGGATCATGCGCGCGATGTTTCGTGTATGTCGTATCGACCTTCTGTGCGGAGCAGCGCGCGCGCATTGCCTTCTTTCCGCCGTCTGGCGGGGGCGTTACGGTTTGCATTGGGCGCCGTTTTTTGTGCGTTGTCCTGCGGCGTGGCGATCGCAGCCTCGGCACCCGT harbors:
- a CDS encoding OsmC family protein, encoding MAYGEHEYKVSVQWTGNRGSGTSGYRDYGRDHVIAAGSKPELAGSSDAVFLGDAKRWNPEDLLVASASACHQLWYLHLCADAGIAVTAYRDNAEGTLLDDPKQGRFSQIVLRPHVVIRAGGDVELAAHLHHVAHEKCYIANSVNFPILCEPVIETDGH
- a CDS encoding Lrp/AsnC family transcriptional regulator, producing the protein MTTDLDKTDRAILAALQTDGRMSNARLAETVGLSETPCARRLKRLENDGYIDQYRAMLSRSALGFGVVAFVYVRFAVHDRAVATRFEREVQAIPRILACHNVSGSADYILQVVARDLDDYGTFMRDEMRSLPGVTSVESALSLREVKANGGLPLS
- a CDS encoding LysE family translocator, translating into MISAHLLAVYIAALFVVYAVPGPDMALLLQTGIGRGARSGFAAAGGLGLARATHVTLSACGVAALLRSAPWLYDVVRYGGAVYLAWVGIQIFRSPVFALPDAATASGESRPLRAAFVKGLLTNLLNPKALLFCSVLLPQFVRPEAGPVALQMVELGLVLLAIGACFDAMYAIGAARIATWMRAHPLAQTLQRWTFSAALIGFAVRLSLD
- a CDS encoding DUF1289 domain-containing protein, which produces MSIASPCIDICKFDSKTGFCVGCLRTRDECKSWKKMKDKHRRKIIEDRSRREHKLSR
- a CDS encoding YnfA family protein; protein product: MKTFLLYAVTAVAEIVGCYLPWRWLKEDGPIWLLVPGALSLALFAWLLTLHGTAAGRVYAAYGGVYVAVAIVWLWCVDKVRPTLWDAAGVVFTLAGMAIIAFQPRM
- a CDS encoding DUF1993 domain-containing protein yields the protein MSISMYQASLPVMIRGLTNLQVILGKAEAHAAAKQIEPSVFTTGRLAPDMLPLTRQVYIASDTAKGCAARLAGVEAPKYEDVEQTFEELHARLQKTIDYLKEFKPAQIDGSEEREITLKMRTGPIEFTGLSYLLGFVLPNFFFHITTAYDILRHNGVELGKLDYLGGIK
- a CDS encoding S53 family peptidase, with the protein product MVNKHPLPGSERTVEQGSKVVGQCDPAERIEVFVMLRRQQQAQFDALMSRIEAGDPGVKPISREALAKDYGAAPDDIAKVKAFATEHGLTVVREDPAARSVVLGGTIAQFQNAFAVKLEHYEHHTAGQFRGRTGAISVPDDLHGVVEAVMGLDNRPQAHPHFRIRPPFQPARGRQVSFTPPQLASLYHFPQGDGGGECVGIIELGGGYNTADLKSYFASLGVASPTVKSVGVDQGSNQPSGDPNGPDGEVTLDIEIVGAIAPGAKIAVYFTQNSDAGFIDAVSRAVHDATNKPSVISISWGAPESNWTSQSLQAFNGVLQSAAALGVTVCAASGDSGSSDGASGGDQVDFPASSPYVLACGGTNLTASGTSISHEAVWNDGADGGATGGGVSHAFSVPAWQKGLSATASGGGKKALSGRGVPDVAGDASPVTGYSVLIDGTQTVVGGTSAVAPLWAALIARINAVKGQPAGFINPKLYKTPGVCNDITQGNNGSFAASAGWDACTGLGSPNGQKVAAAL
- a CDS encoding S10 family peptidase, with the protein product MTNTESASVSPQSSHNSHASAAPAAASTPHKAGDQPFFDPVAYGNGPDDSVTDTTETAAITHHSVTIGGHKINYTATAGHLVIVDPSSSQPEARMFYVAFTQDSQKEEARPVTFFYNGGPGSSSVFVLLGSFAPRRIKTSMPSFTPPAPYSMEDNPDSLLDKSDLVFINPVGTGYSAAIAPKKNRDFWGVDQDADSIKQFIKRFLTKNNRWNSPKYLFGESYGTARSCVLAYRLHEDGVDLNGITLQSSILDYTQSGNPVGALPTAAADAWYHKKLGIAPRPTDLGTFAEEVAQFARTDYLAALRKFPATDSATVEKLSEYTGIDKTTLLAWSLDIASYDSRGNSLFLTTLLKSKGLALGEYDGRVTAIGTGIAGKIDPNSGGNDPTMTAVTGVYTTMWNVYLNEQLKYTSNSSFTDLNDQAFQYWDFGHIDPTGAQKGVDAKGNIILYTAGDLAAVMALNPDLKVLSANGFFDYVTPFYQTVLDLQQMPLLSQQVRQNLSARFYPSGHMVYLDGGSRTALKADLAKMYDTTVSDTQALTRIRALQARVPR
- a CDS encoding RNA-binding protein; translation: MNLIVRNIAESCSEQEVREFLKHELGHYAKNIEVVDAGKPGAYATVELDAEVPYVGEVIARQIHGKQLGGLTLEASADLFTDEPPASH
- the nadE gene encoding ammonia-dependent NAD(+) synthetase, with the translated sequence MTPHDPVACQARISEEMHIGPTFDAEYEIERRLAFLANYLRSNGLKTYVLGISGGVDSTTAGRLAQLAVERLRAEHYEAQFIAIRLPYGEQKDEADAQQALRFIRADHNLAIDIKPAADAMLAALDKSGVLFNDESQQDFVHGNIKARQRMIAQYAVASARAGVVIGTDHAAESVMGFFTKFGDGGADVLPLAGLNKRRVRAVAKALGAPEELAHKVPTADLEMLRPQRPDEDAYGIPYDAIDDFLEGKPVSDAARATILRYYDVTRHKRALPYTPFDWPVQASED